Proteins encoded within one genomic window of Sulfuricurvum sp.:
- a CDS encoding Txe/YoeB family addiction module toxin — translation MVEYKILYSKEAQKDAKNLSAAGLADKAKELIEIIKCNPFQTPPSYEKLVGNLSGAYSRRINIKHRLVYQVIEETKTVRILRMWSHYGE, via the coding sequence ATGGTAGAGTACAAAATCCTCTACAGCAAAGAGGCTCAAAAAGATGCAAAAAACCTCTCTGCGGCAGGATTAGCCGATAAGGCAAAAGAGCTGATCGAGATAATCAAATGCAATCCGTTCCAAACGCCTCCGAGTTATGAAAAGCTCGTCGGAAATCTCAGCGGAGCCTATTCTCGTCGTATCAATATCAAGCACCGTTTGGTGTATCAGGTGATCGAAGAGACGAAGACGGTGAGAATTTTGCGGATGTGGAGCCATTATGGAGAATAA
- a CDS encoding type II toxin-antitoxin system Phd/YefM family antitoxin yields the protein MTKVITASQARSDIYNLIDETAQSHEPIIITGKRHNAVMVSQEDWKAIEETLYLTSIPNMAQSITEAMNAPDSEFSETVEW from the coding sequence ATGACAAAAGTTATAACTGCCTCTCAAGCTCGATCTGACATCTATAATCTCATCGACGAGACGGCACAGAGCCACGAACCGATCATTATCACAGGTAAACGCCATAACGCCGTTATGGTCTCTCAAGAGGACTGGAAAGCGATAGAAGAGACGTTATATCTCACCTCTATCCCAAACATGGCACAATCCATTACCGAAGCCATGAATGCCCCCGACAGCGAATTTAGCGAAACGGTCGAATGGTAG